In Streptococcus dysgalactiae subsp. dysgalactiae, the following are encoded in one genomic region:
- the gla gene encoding aquaglyceroporin Gla, with translation MDVTWTVKYITEFLATALLIILGNGAVANVDLKGTKGNNSGWIIIALGYGLAVMMPALMFGNVSGNHINPAFTLGLAVSGLFPWAHVAQYIIAQVLGAIFGQLVLVGVYGPYFRKTENPNPVLGSFSTISALDDGTKASHKASVINGFANEFAGSFVLFFGALALTKNFFGAELIGKLLDAGYDEVIASQQVAPYITGSTAVAHIGLGFLVMALVASLGGPTGPALNPARDFGPRLIHHLLPKSVLGEAKGDSKWWYSWVPVVAPILAGIAAVALFKFLYIK, from the coding sequence ATGGATGTTACATGGACTGTGAAGTACATCACAGAATTTCTTGCGACTGCCTTGCTTATTATTTTAGGGAATGGTGCCGTTGCAAACGTTGATTTAAAAGGAACAAAAGGGAATAACTCAGGATGGATTATCATCGCCTTGGGTTACGGTCTTGCTGTTATGATGCCAGCTTTAATGTTTGGTAATGTTTCAGGAAACCACATTAACCCTGCCTTTACTTTGGGACTAGCTGTTTCTGGCTTATTCCCATGGGCACACGTTGCGCAATACATCATCGCACAGGTACTTGGAGCAATCTTTGGTCAACTTGTATTAGTTGGTGTTTATGGCCCTTACTTTAGAAAGACAGAAAATCCAAATCCAGTTTTGGGTTCCTTCTCGACTATCTCAGCTCTTGACGATGGAACAAAAGCTAGCCATAAAGCGTCGGTCATCAATGGCTTTGCTAACGAGTTTGCCGGCTCATTCGTTCTTTTCTTTGGTGCGCTTGCCCTTACAAAGAACTTCTTTGGTGCAGAATTAATCGGTAAATTACTTGATGCTGGTTACGACGAAGTCATCGCTTCTCAACAGGTAGCTCCATATATAACCGGTAGTACTGCGGTTGCTCATATCGGTCTTGGTTTCCTGGTAATGGCACTTGTTGCTTCTCTTGGAGGTCCTACTGGGCCAGCCCTTAATCCTGCACGTGACTTTGGTCCTCGACTTATTCACCACCTCTTGCCTAAATCAGTGCTTGGGGAAGCTAAGGGCGACTCAAAATGGTGGTATTCATGGGTTCCTGTCGTGGCACCTATTCTCGCTGGAATCGCTGCAGTAGCGCTATTTAAATTCCTTTACATCAAATAA
- a CDS encoding Xaa-Pro dipeptidyl-peptidase — MKYNQFSYIPTSIENGLEELRFLGFDLGMKKSPKENLEAFLRKFYFHFQNTDYPLSNLIASDSMDLLTFVTSDAPLTRDVFELVALQLLGFIPNVDFTSAKDFSESIGFPVQFDGQNIISSLHHLLATRMKSGMTLVDHLVSQGLLPMDNQYHYFNGKSLATFNTNDLIREVVYVETPVDTDEDGKLDLIKVNIIRPKTSQPLPTVMTASPYHEGVNEVANDKRLYQMEAELKVKEPHTISVSRVDFMPFKTQPADVPVTESQESFSYISSYTLNDYFLARGFANIYVSGIGTAGSAGFMTSGDYNQIASFKAVIDWLNGRANGFTNHKREAQVKADWANGLAATTGKSYLGTMSTGLATTGVDGLAVIIAEAAISSWYDYYRENGLVCSPGGYPGEDLDVLTELTYSRNLLAGDYLNHNSYYEILLRNQTRALKRESGDYNQFWHDRNYLQKAKHINCEVVYTHGLQDWNVKPRQVYNIFNQLPEAVGKHLFLHHGQHVYMHNWQSIDFRESMNALLCQKMLGLDNHFHLGEILWQDNQTEQNWKALKQFGSSKKQELPLGNDRVLIDNHYCEDDFTRYGKSFQTFKEDLFEVKANQAHVDIILEDDLPLNGEMTLQLRLKSSENKGILSAQVLDYGKKKRFGDTPQYMDLTSIDNGQNFSREGLKELPFKESPYRVITKGVMNLQNRNELLTVEAIPNDEWMTVTFPLQPSIYHLEKGDTLRILLYTTDFEHTIRDNSNYALTVDLSQSQLLVPVDEG; from the coding sequence ATGAAATATAATCAATTTTCTTACATCCCTACTTCCATTGAAAATGGCCTTGAAGAACTCCGCTTTTTAGGCTTTGACCTAGGGATGAAAAAGAGCCCAAAAGAGAATCTAGAAGCTTTTTTGCGTAAGTTCTATTTTCATTTTCAAAACACTGATTACCCACTAAGTAACTTAATTGCTAGTGATAGCATGGATTTGCTTACTTTTGTGACATCAGATGCTCCTCTAACGAGGGATGTTTTTGAATTGGTTGCCTTGCAATTACTTGGGTTTATTCCAAATGTGGATTTCACATCAGCTAAAGACTTCAGCGAATCAATTGGTTTTCCTGTCCAATTTGATGGTCAAAATATCATCAGCTCCCTTCATCATTTATTAGCCACTCGTATGAAATCAGGAATGACCTTAGTTGATCATTTAGTCAGTCAAGGCCTCTTGCCGATGGATAACCAGTACCACTATTTCAATGGTAAATCTCTGGCAACTTTTAATACCAATGACTTGATCCGGGAAGTCGTCTATGTCGAAACCCCTGTTGATACTGATGAGGATGGCAAACTAGACTTAATCAAGGTCAATATTATCCGCCCTAAAACCAGCCAGCCATTGCCAACTGTTATGACAGCCAGTCCTTATCATGAGGGGGTGAACGAAGTTGCCAATGATAAGAGATTATATCAGATGGAAGCTGAGTTGAAGGTGAAAGAACCTCACACCATTTCTGTTTCACGCGTCGATTTCATGCCTTTTAAAACACAACCAGCTGATGTCCCTGTAACAGAGAGCCAAGAGAGTTTTAGCTATATTAGTTCCTATACCCTCAACGACTACTTCCTTGCCCGTGGATTTGCTAATATCTACGTTTCGGGTATTGGAACAGCTGGATCAGCCGGCTTTATGACCAGTGGGGATTACAATCAAATTGCGAGTTTCAAAGCTGTTATTGACTGGTTGAATGGCAGAGCAAATGGGTTCACAAACCACAAGAGAGAGGCCCAAGTTAAGGCTGATTGGGCGAATGGACTTGCTGCTACAACTGGAAAATCTTATCTTGGAACCATGTCAACAGGTCTTGCCACAACAGGTGTTGATGGTCTAGCCGTTATTATTGCTGAAGCAGCCATCTCTTCTTGGTATGACTATTACCGTGAAAATGGCTTGGTTTGCAGCCCTGGCGGTTATCCTGGCGAAGACTTAGACGTTCTGACTGAATTAACCTATTCTCGTAACTTGCTAGCAGGTGATTATCTCAATCATAATAGTTATTATGAAATTTTATTACGAAACCAAACACGGGCCCTCAAACGTGAGTCTGGAGACTACAATCAATTCTGGCACGATCGCAATTACCTTCAGAAAGCAAAACACATTAACTGTGAAGTGGTTTATACCCATGGCCTTCAAGACTGGAATGTCAAACCAAGGCAAGTCTATAACATTTTCAACCAGCTTCCTGAAGCTGTTGGCAAACACCTATTCTTGCACCATGGACAGCACGTCTATATGCACAATTGGCAATCTATTGATTTCCGCGAAAGCATGAATGCCTTGCTTTGTCAAAAAATGTTAGGCCTTGACAATCATTTCCACCTAGGGGAGATCCTTTGGCAAGACAATCAAACAGAGCAAAACTGGAAAGCGCTCAAACAATTCGGAAGTTCAAAGAAACAAGAGCTTCCACTTGGTAACGATCGTGTTCTCATTGATAACCATTATTGCGAGGACGACTTCACTCGCTATGGTAAGTCTTTCCAAACCTTCAAAGAAGATCTCTTTGAAGTCAAGGCAAATCAAGCTCATGTGGATATTATTTTAGAAGATGATCTCCCGCTTAATGGAGAGATGACCTTACAACTAAGGCTTAAATCCAGTGAAAATAAAGGCATCCTCTCTGCTCAGGTACTTGATTATGGCAAGAAAAAACGCTTCGGCGATACCCCACAATATATGGACCTCACTAGCATCGACAATGGGCAAAATTTCTCTCGAGAAGGACTCAAAGAACTCCCGTTTAAAGAGAGCCCTTATCGCGTCATCACCAAAGGGGTAATGAACTTGCAAAACCGTAATGAACTGCTCACCGTCGAAGCCATCCCTAATGATGAATGGATGACGGTTACTTTCCCACTTCAACCAAGTATCTACCACTTAGAAAAAGGAGATACTCTCAGAATCCTTCTTTACACCACAGATTTTGAACACACGATTCGTGACAATAGCAATTACGCTCTGACCGTTGACCTCAGCCAGTCTCAACTCCTTGTTCCAGTTGATGAAGGCTAA
- a CDS encoding pyridoxamine 5'-phosphate oxidase family protein: protein MFTEEMKEMIATQLAMVATVDNEGNPNIGPKRSMRLLDDHTLIFNENTGGQTQANIQDNGKIEVAYVNRDCLRGYRFCGQAEMVDQGPLYDEAKAWAEGKMGVPKAAGVIHIDTIYSLHSGKEAGQKVSQ from the coding sequence ATGTTTACAGAAGAAATGAAAGAAATGATCGCTACTCAATTAGCGATGGTGGCAACGGTCGATAACGAGGGGAATCCCAATATTGGACCTAAACGTTCCATGCGTTTGCTAGATGATCACACCCTCATTTTTAATGAAAATACAGGCGGTCAAACGCAAGCTAATATTCAGGATAATGGTAAGATTGAGGTGGCTTATGTGAATCGTGATTGTTTACGAGGCTATCGTTTTTGTGGACAAGCAGAGATGGTAGACCAAGGTCCTCTTTATGACGAGGCTAAAGCTTGGGCGGAAGGTAAAATGGGAGTGCCAAAGGCAGCTGGTGTGATCCATATTGATACCATTTATAGTTTACATTCAGGAAAAGAAGCAGGTCAAAAGGTTAGTCAATAA
- a CDS encoding helix-turn-helix domain-containing protein, which yields MTKSTLKELRIAQKMTQQELATLTGISIRTLARYEKDVHMLRRAKYETLKSIALALAVSVDDIFLELDSDFMN from the coding sequence GTGACTAAGTCGACCTTGAAAGAATTAAGAATAGCCCAAAAAATGACCCAGCAAGAATTGGCAACTTTAACTGGAATTTCTATCAGGACATTAGCTAGATACGAAAAAGATGTTCATATGTTAAGACGAGCAAAATATGAAACGTTAAAGAGTATTGCTTTAGCATTAGCAGTTTCTGTTGATGATATTTTTTTAGAACTTGATTCGGATTTTATGAATTAA
- a CDS encoding helix-turn-helix domain-containing protein has protein sequence MSVKKTFFASNLKYLRLKKNMEQLELANLLGRKSSSSISEWEKGKYTPKSGLLSDIAAIFDVTLTDLMEKDLSLEEKGVAYHLPQRDLVLISEQLSENNYNKWLNFAQDLLKQQAKEDKEPDSH, from the coding sequence ATGTCCGTAAAGAAAACTTTTTTTGCAAGTAATTTAAAATACCTTAGATTAAAAAAGAACATGGAACAATTAGAACTTGCGAACCTCTTAGGACGAAAAAGTTCTTCTTCGATTAGTGAGTGGGAAAAGGGCAAGTACACTCCAAAGTCTGGTCTACTAAGCGATATTGCTGCTATTTTTGACGTTACCTTAACAGATTTAATGGAAAAAGATTTGTCCCTAGAAGAAAAAGGAGTAGCTTATCATCTTCCTCAACGTGATTTGGTTCTCATCTCTGAGCAATTATCTGAAAATAACTATAATAAATGGCTCAATTTTGCCCAAGATCTTTTGAAACAACAGGCTAAAGAAGACAAGGAACCTGATAGCCACTGA
- a CDS encoding sensor histidine kinase has translation MRLRTYIVIGYLVSMVITIAGLIVGLNRMLIATKDISYILLIALIASLAGGIVNMILLTSVFSSLRKLKEKMQAISQRQFDHDQLIISPLEFKDLEGAVNQMSLDLEASFESLNESEHEKSMMIAQLSHDIKTPLTSIQATVEGILDGVIPKEEERHYLNTISRQTNRLNQLVEELHVVSLNDQKQKEKQHRQVIYLEKLLIDILSEFQLTLEQENRSVDIKVAPEVVKINSQYDALSRIILNLVSNALKYSEASTPLTIHAYRQDQSICIDVRDKGQGIKKEDLPLIFKRLYRVEASRNMKTGGHGLGLYIAKQLAHQLSGDIVVESQVGKGSSFTLLLPA, from the coding sequence ATGAGACTAAGAACCTACATTGTCATCGGCTATCTTGTGTCGATGGTGATTACCATTGCGGGGCTAATTGTCGGTTTGAACCGAATGCTCATCGCGACCAAAGACATTTCTTATATTTTATTAATCGCTCTGATTGCCTCGTTGGCCGGAGGGATTGTGAACATGATTCTGTTAACAAGTGTTTTCTCATCGCTTAGAAAACTCAAAGAAAAAATGCAAGCTATTTCTCAACGACAGTTTGACCACGACCAACTAATCATTTCACCTTTAGAGTTTAAAGATTTGGAAGGGGCTGTTAACCAAATGTCTTTGGATTTAGAAGCTAGTTTTGAATCGCTCAATGAGAGTGAGCATGAGAAATCCATGATGATTGCACAACTATCGCATGATATCAAAACCCCGTTAACTTCAATTCAAGCAACAGTTGAGGGGATTTTAGATGGTGTGATTCCAAAGGAAGAAGAACGGCATTACCTCAACACCATTTCACGTCAGACCAACCGTCTCAATCAGTTGGTTGAGGAGCTTCATGTGGTGAGTTTGAATGACCAAAAACAAAAAGAGAAACAGCATCGTCAAGTCATTTACCTTGAAAAGTTGCTGATTGATATTTTATCCGAATTTCAACTGACCCTTGAACAGGAAAACCGCTCTGTTGATATCAAAGTAGCTCCAGAAGTGGTTAAAATCAATAGTCAGTACGATGCTTTGTCTCGAATTATTCTGAACCTTGTGAGCAATGCCCTCAAGTATTCAGAAGCCAGCACGCCTTTAACTATTCATGCGTATCGACAAGACCAGTCCATTTGCATTGATGTTAGGGACAAAGGGCAAGGCATAAAAAAAGAGGATTTACCTCTGATTTTTAAACGTCTCTACCGAGTTGAAGCGTCTCGGAACATGAAAACGGGTGGTCATGGTCTAGGACTCTATATTGCCAAACAGTTAGCACATCAACTGAGTGGGGATATTGTAGTTGAGAGTCAAGTTGGTAAAGGAAGCTCCTTCACCTTGCTTTTACCAGCCTAG
- a CDS encoding response regulator transcription factor: protein MAYKILLVDDELEITDINKRYLQQAGYQITVASDGAQALDVFRKDHYHLIISDIMMPNMDGYDFIGEVLLEKPEQPFLFITAKLSEPDKIYSLSLGADDFISKPFSPRELVLRVKNILNRIYGKTTQTNRLVIGDLVMDYSTRVVTIANQDLNLTNKAFDLLWILANHLNHVFSKTELYERVWEEEYLDDTNTLNVHIHSLRNDLAKYSTDQTPTIKTVWGLGYKLEG, encoded by the coding sequence ATGGCCTACAAAATCTTATTAGTCGACGATGAATTGGAAATCACAGATATCAACAAACGTTATCTGCAACAGGCTGGATATCAGATAACTGTTGCTAGTGATGGGGCGCAAGCCTTAGACGTTTTTCGTAAGGATCATTATCACTTGATTATCAGTGACATCATGATGCCCAATATGGATGGTTATGATTTTATTGGGGAAGTCCTACTTGAAAAGCCTGAGCAGCCATTTTTATTTATCACTGCCAAACTATCAGAACCAGATAAAATTTATTCATTAAGCTTAGGAGCAGACGATTTTATTTCGAAACCCTTTAGTCCAAGAGAATTGGTCCTGCGGGTTAAAAATATCCTTAATCGAATCTATGGTAAAACGACACAGACAAATCGCTTAGTTATTGGTGATTTGGTTATGGATTACAGCACGCGAGTGGTCACTATTGCTAATCAAGACCTTAATTTGACCAATAAGGCCTTTGACCTGTTGTGGATTTTAGCCAATCATTTGAACCATGTTTTTTCCAAAACGGAACTTTATGAACGCGTGTGGGAAGAGGAGTACCTAGACGATACCAATACTCTGAACGTTCATATTCATTCATTGCGTAATGATTTAGCAAAATACAGTACGGACCAGACACCAACCATTAAAACCGTTTGGGGTCTAGGTTACAAATTAGAGGGGTAA
- a CDS encoding GNAT family N-acetyltransferase has protein sequence MKIRKAEVQDAKAIYAVVTAAFAGVEHTDGNEADLVMALTASRSFIPELSLLAEEDGDIIGHIMFTKAKVGTTEVLALAPLSVLPEYQRRGVGAALISEGHHIARQLGYPYAIVLGSDTYYPRHGYVLADTVGIRIPFDAPRENVIAYPLVENTSPIHGVMRYDKAFGIN, from the coding sequence ATGAAAATCAGAAAAGCAGAAGTCCAGGATGCTAAGGCTATTTATGCAGTTGTAACGGCTGCTTTTGCAGGTGTTGAACATACAGATGGTAATGAAGCAGACTTGGTAATGGCTCTGACAGCTAGTCGGTCCTTTATTCCTGAATTATCTCTGTTAGCTGAAGAAGACGGCGATATTATAGGTCATATTATGTTTACCAAAGCTAAAGTGGGGACGACAGAGGTTTTAGCATTGGCCCCACTTTCTGTTCTTCCAGAATATCAAAGGCGAGGTGTTGGAGCAGCACTAATCAGTGAAGGTCATCATATTGCTAGACAGTTGGGTTATCCTTATGCTATTGTTTTGGGAAGTGACACTTACTATCCACGGCATGGTTATGTACTAGCAGATACTGTCGGCATTAGGATTCCGTTTGATGCACCAAGAGAAAATGTCATAGCCTATCCATTAGTAGAAAATACTTCGCCTATTCATGGCGTTATGAGGTATGATAAGGCTTTTGGAATAAACTAG
- a CDS encoding YbaB/EbfC family nucleoid-associated protein, whose protein sequence is MMNMQNMMKQAQKLQKQMEQKQADLAAMQFTGKSAQDLVTATFTGDKKLVGIDFKEAIVDPEDMETLQDMTTQAINDALAQIDEATKKTLGAFAGKLPF, encoded by the coding sequence ATGATGAATATGCAAAATATGATGAAGCAGGCGCAAAAGCTTCAGAAACAAATGGAACAAAAACAAGCAGATTTAGCTGCTATGCAATTTACTGGAAAATCAGCTCAAGACCTTGTCACTGCCACTTTCACGGGTGATAAAAAATTGGTTGGGATTGACTTCAAAGAAGCTATTGTGGATCCTGAAGATATGGAAACCCTTCAAGACATGACCACACAAGCCATTAATGATGCCCTCGCGCAAATTGATGAAGCGACTAAGAAAACATTGGGCGCTTTTGCTGGTAAATTACCATTCTAA
- a CDS encoding MerR family transcriptional regulator, with amino-acid sequence MSQFYSTGELANLAGVSIRTVQYYDQRGILTPTALTEGGRRLYTDSDLEQLRMICFLRDLGFSIEQIRKVLAEENAAQVLELLLVDHIATAKEDLAAKEQQVDIAVKILDRLRKQDPQSLDFLMDVSLSMKNQKAWKKRFVTLIVCLTVETLLFVAGAYLLQLTIWKYFLIPVFFLFLLGTLYWYYQNISYLCPSCHQIFEAKWTEFALAGHTPRTRKLTCPHCHQKSYCLELAKEDTVSRG; translated from the coding sequence ATGTCTCAATTCTATTCGACTGGAGAATTGGCCAACTTAGCTGGGGTTTCTATTCGAACCGTCCAATACTACGACCAACGTGGGATTTTGACTCCGACAGCATTGACAGAAGGTGGACGGCGACTCTATACAGATTCTGATTTAGAACAATTACGCATGATCTGCTTTCTGCGCGATTTGGGATTTTCCATTGAGCAGATTCGCAAAGTCTTAGCAGAGGAAAATGCAGCCCAGGTGCTGGAATTGCTTCTGGTTGATCATATTGCGACTGCCAAGGAAGACTTGGCCGCAAAAGAGCAACAAGTTGACATAGCTGTCAAGATACTTGACAGACTTCGAAAACAAGACCCCCAGTCACTAGATTTTCTGATGGACGTTTCGCTTAGCATGAAAAATCAAAAAGCTTGGAAAAAACGCTTTGTTACTTTAATTGTCTGTTTGACAGTGGAAACTCTACTTTTTGTGGCAGGAGCTTATCTTCTCCAATTGACAATCTGGAAATATTTCTTAATCCCAGTTTTCTTCTTATTTTTATTAGGAACCTTATACTGGTATTATCAAAATATCTCTTATCTTTGTCCTTCTTGTCATCAAATATTTGAAGCAAAGTGGACAGAATTTGCCCTAGCAGGTCATACGCCACGAACTAGAAAGTTAACCTGCCCCCATTGCCACCAAAAATCGTATTGCTTGGAACTGGCAAAAGAGGACACTGTCTCAAGAGGATAA
- a CDS encoding 3'-5' exonuclease: MKHLDTYIAFDLEFNTVNEISHLIQLSAVKYDNHKEVDSFDTYVYTDVPLQSFINGLTGITSDKIAAAPKVEEVITAFKDFVGELPLIGYNAQKSDLPILAENGLDLRDQYQIDLFDEAYDRRSADLNGIANLRLQTVATFLGIKGRGHNSLEDARMTAGIYESFLETDTNKAYLSHQEEVITDNPFAALGGFFD; the protein is encoded by the coding sequence ATGAAACACCTAGACACTTATATTGCTTTTGATTTAGAATTTAACACGGTTAACGAGATTAGTCACCTCATCCAACTATCAGCAGTTAAATATGACAACCATAAAGAAGTTGACAGCTTTGATACCTATGTTTACACAGATGTTCCCTTACAGAGCTTTATCAATGGCTTAACAGGAATCACGTCTGACAAGATTGCTGCGGCACCAAAAGTCGAAGAGGTTATAACTGCTTTCAAGGATTTTGTCGGAGAATTACCATTGATTGGTTATAATGCTCAAAAATCTGACTTGCCTATTCTAGCTGAAAATGGCTTAGATTTAAGGGACCAATACCAGATTGACCTCTTTGATGAAGCTTACGATAGACGTAGCGCAGACCTAAATGGGATTGCTAACCTACGTCTGCAAACGGTCGCAACCTTTTTAGGCATTAAGGGTCGAGGTCATAATAGCTTAGAAGATGCCAGAATGACAGCAGGTATTTATGAGTCTTTTTTAGAAACAGATACGAACAAAGCCTATCTCAGTCACCAAGAAGAAGTGATTACCGATAACCCTTTCGCAGCTTTGGGAGGCTTTTTTGACTGA
- a CDS encoding DUF536 domain-containing protein — translation MAIEKTVSELADILGVSRQAVNNRVKSLPEEDLDKNDKGVTVVKRSGLIKLEEIYKKTIFDDEPISEETKQRELLEILVDEKNTEITRLYEQLKAKDAQLASKDEQMRVKDVQIAEKDKQLDQQQQLTAKAMADKETLKLELEEAKAEADQARLQVEEVQAEVGSKKGFFNRLFAK, via the coding sequence ATGGCAATTGAAAAGACAGTTAGTGAACTAGCTGACATTTTGGGAGTGAGCCGTCAGGCGGTCAATAATCGTGTCAAGTCTTTACCCGAGGAAGATCTTGATAAAAATGATAAGGGAGTCACTGTGGTTAAGCGTAGTGGCCTTATTAAGTTGGAAGAAATCTATAAAAAAACGATTTTTGACGATGAGCCTATCAGTGAGGAGACCAAACAACGTGAGCTTTTAGAAATTCTTGTGGATGAGAAAAACACTGAAATCACACGACTTTATGAACAACTCAAAGCCAAAGACGCTCAACTTGCCTCAAAAGATGAGCAAATGCGTGTTAAAGACGTGCAAATCGCTGAAAAAGATAAACAATTGGATCAGCAACAACAATTGACAGCTAAGGCCATGGCTGACAAAGAAACCCTTAAATTAGAATTAGAAGAAGCCAAAGCAGAAGCTGACCAAGCTCGCTTACAAGTCGAAGAAGTTCAAGCTGAAGTTGGCTCTAAAAAAGGCTTTTTCAACCGCTTGTTTGCTAAATAA
- a CDS encoding BaiN/RdsA family NAD(P)/FAD-dependent oxidoreductase: MTQYDTIIIGGGPAGMMAAISSSYYGYKTLLIEKNRRLGKKLAGTGGGRCNVTNSGSLDDLVAGIPGNGRFLYSVFSQFDNHDIIAFFEENGVKLKEEDHGRMFPTTDKSRTIIDALEKKIKSLGGKVLTNTEVVSVKKQDDLFNLKSADQTFSCHKLIVTTGGKSYPSTGSTGFGLDIARHFKLTVTDLEAAESPLLTDFPHKVLQGISLNDVTLSYDKHVITHDLLFTHFGLSGPAALRLSSFVKGGEIAELDFLPHLSTDDLTAYLNDQRDKNIKNALKSLLPERVADFLSDGYPEKVKQLSPKQEQELISKLKQLPIAITGKMSLAKSFVTKGGVDLKEINPKTLESKKVPGLYFAGEVLDINAHTGGFNITSALCSGWVAGSVHYD; this comes from the coding sequence ATGACACAATACGATACGATTATTATTGGAGGGGGGCCAGCTGGTATGATGGCCGCTATCTCCAGCAGCTACTATGGCTACAAAACTCTCTTGATTGAAAAAAACCGCCGCTTAGGTAAAAAATTAGCGGGAACCGGTGGTGGACGCTGTAATGTGACCAATAGTGGCAGTCTTGACGACCTTGTGGCAGGCATTCCTGGAAATGGCCGATTTTTATATAGTGTCTTTTCCCAGTTTGACAACCATGACATCATTGCCTTTTTCGAGGAAAACGGCGTCAAACTCAAAGAAGAAGACCATGGCCGAATGTTTCCTACCACAGATAAATCTAGGACAATCATTGATGCTCTTGAAAAGAAAATTAAATCTCTTGGAGGCAAGGTACTAACTAACACTGAGGTGGTTTCCGTTAAAAAACAAGATGACCTCTTCAACCTCAAATCTGCAGATCAGACTTTTAGCTGTCATAAATTAATTGTGACCACAGGAGGCAAGTCCTATCCTTCAACTGGTTCAACAGGTTTTGGACTTGATATTGCACGACATTTTAAATTGACAGTGACTGATTTAGAAGCTGCTGAGAGTCCTCTGTTAACTGATTTTCCTCACAAAGTCTTGCAAGGTATTTCCCTAAACGACGTTACTCTTAGTTATGACAAACACGTCATCACACATGACTTACTCTTCACTCACTTTGGCCTTTCAGGACCTGCAGCTCTCCGTCTGTCTTCTTTTGTGAAAGGCGGGGAAATAGCAGAGCTAGATTTTTTACCACACTTATCAACAGATGACTTAACCGCTTATCTGAATGATCAACGTGATAAAAACATCAAAAATGCTCTTAAAAGCCTACTGCCTGAACGGGTAGCTGACTTTTTATCAGATGGCTATCCCGAAAAGGTCAAACAACTCTCTCCAAAACAAGAGCAAGAGCTAATAAGCAAACTCAAGCAGTTGCCGATTGCCATTACAGGAAAAATGTCTTTGGCTAAATCTTTTGTGACCAAAGGAGGCGTGGATTTAAAAGAAATCAATCCTAAAACTTTGGAGAGCAAGAAAGTTCCTGGGCTGTATTTTGCTGGAGAGGTCTTAGATATTAATGCTCACACCGGAGGGTTTAATATCACTTCTGCCCTTTGCTCCGGCTGGGTAGCAGGGAGTGTTCATTACGATTAA
- the rpsN gene encoding 30S ribosomal protein S14, producing MAKKSKIAKYHKQLQLIEQYADLRRELKANGDYEALRKLPRDSNPNRLKNRDMIDGRPHAYMRKFGVSRINFRNLAHKGQLPGITKASW from the coding sequence ATGGCAAAGAAATCAAAAATTGCTAAATACCACAAGCAGCTCCAACTGATTGAACAGTACGCTGACCTCCGTCGCGAACTTAAAGCCAATGGTGACTATGAAGCACTTCGCAAATTGCCTCGTGATTCAAACCCAAACCGCTTGAAAAACCGTGACATGATTGATGGCCGTCCACACGCTTACATGCGTAAGTTTGGTGTAAGCCGTATCAATTTCCGCAATCTAGCGCACAAAGGTCAACTACCAGGAATCACTAAAGCTAGCTGGTAA